GGGGGGTCGAGGCCGTGATCCGCAGGACGCCGTCGGCGTAGGTGACGGTGGTCTGCTCGGCGGCCTTGGTGTCGCGACTCTTGGAGGGGTCGACGGGCAGGACCTCGACGGTGGTGTCGGCGCGGTCCGCGGCGATGATCTGGACGCGTCCGGCGGGGATGTCCAGGACGACGGAGATCGGGGTGGGGGTGTCGAACTTCTGCATCGTGCTCTCCCGTGCTCGTTCACTGTTTCCGACATTGGAAACGCTACGTTGCTTTCCATGGACCGGCAACATGCCCGTTGCGCTTTAAAGCCATATTCCCAGGCCAGGATAGCTAAAGTGTTGCAACGAGTCGCGGGGTAATGCAACGATGGCGAGTCTGACCATTGCAATGGGCGAGAGGTTAACGCTATGGTGGGCGGGATCAGAGACCGCAACGAAGGACCACCGAGGAGATCGCGATGCCGGGAGGCAGGCTTACCCAGCAGGAACGCCAGCAGATCGCGCTGGGGCTGGCCGACAGCCTCCCCTACGCCGAGATCGCCCGGCGTCTCGACCGTCCTACCTCGACGGTCACCCGGGAGGTGATGCGCAACGGCGGCCCCACCGCCTACCGCGCCGACCTGGCCCACCGCGCCACCGAACGCCGCGCCCACCGGCGCGGGCCCGCCTCATCCGCACGGGCGGCCGCAGTTCCGCAGACGCACGGACGCGACGCGGAGGCCGTGGCCGAGTACGAGGAGGCGTTCACCACCGTCCTCATGGCGTCCGGCCTCACCAAGATGGCGGCCCGAGTGTTGACCTGCCTGTTCACCACCGACGCGGGCAGCCTCACCGCGTCCCAGCTCGCCCAGCGTCTCCAGGTCAGCCCGGCGTCCATCTCGAAGGCGATAACCTTCCTGGAGGGCCAGAGCCTCGTCCGCCGAGAACGCGACGAACGCCGTCGCGACCGCTACCTCGTGGACGACGAACTCTTCTACCAGGCGACGATCGCCAGCGCCCGAGCCAACGACCAGCTCGTCGAAACCGCACGCCAGGGCGTCGCCATCCTCGGCCCCCACACCCCCGCCGCCGCCCGCCTGGAGAACATCGCCCGCTTCCTCGACTTCATCAGCGAGAGCATCACCCGCGCCGCCGAACAGGCCCGCGACGTCCTCCGCACCAGACCCGAAACAACCTGAGGTGACACTGCCCCGAGGCTATGGCTGGTCGGGGCGACGGCGGGCGAACGCGTCGACCTTGCCCCAGCGGCCGGGGATGTCCAGGAGCGCGATCCGCCCGAACGCGGACGGCAGCGCCGGGTCGACGGCCAGGTGGTCCTCGTGCGGATCGATGCCGAGCATGGTGCGGATGAGCAGCATGGACGCCCCGCTGGACCACGCCTGCGGGCTACCCGCGGTCGGGTACCGGACCGGAAACCGGGTGGTGTCGCGGTCGAACCCACCGAAGGCCTCG
The window above is part of the Micromonospora sp. LH3U1 genome. Proteins encoded here:
- a CDS encoding helix-turn-helix domain-containing protein, which codes for MPGGRLTQQERQQIALGLADSLPYAEIARRLDRPTSTVTREVMRNGGPTAYRADLAHRATERRAHRRGPASSARAAAVPQTHGRDAEAVAEYEEAFTTVLMASGLTKMAARVLTCLFTTDAGSLTASQLAQRLQVSPASISKAITFLEGQSLVRRERDERRRDRYLVDDELFYQATIASARANDQLVETARQGVAILGPHTPAAARLENIARFLDFISESITRAAEQARDVLRTRPETT